One region of Candidatus Saccharibacteria bacterium genomic DNA includes:
- the recR gene encoding recombination protein RecR — translation MLPRVLIQLVEELNRLPSIGNRSAQRLALAIAKDDYRSLAQAILDLEEGLHVCKYCQNYADQASCQICQDPKRESDRLLIVSSPTDLIAIEKTNNYRGLYFVLHGLVSPLNGVSEIDLRFDLLQDMIKMHQIKEVIVGTNASLDGETTALYIAKALEGFSDLKVSKLAQGMPMGGDIDYTDHLTLIRAIENRQLI, via the coding sequence ATGCTACCAAGGGTTTTAATACAGCTTGTTGAGGAGTTGAATCGATTACCAAGCATTGGCAATCGGAGTGCACAGAGATTGGCTCTAGCAATTGCCAAAGATGATTATCGTAGTCTTGCTCAGGCAATTCTCGATCTAGAAGAAGGGTTGCACGTTTGTAAATATTGTCAAAATTATGCCGATCAAGCGAGTTGCCAGATCTGTCAGGATCCAAAGCGTGAATCAGATCGATTATTGATTGTGTCGAGTCCTACGGATTTGATCGCAATCGAAAAGACCAATAACTATCGGGGATTATATTTTGTATTGCATGGTTTGGTTTCACCACTAAATGGGGTCAGTGAAATAGATTTAAGATTTGATCTATTGCAAGATATGATCAAAATGCATCAAATTAAGGAGGTAATAGTAGGAACCAATGCTAGTTTGGATGGTGAGACTACAGCACTCTATATTGCCAAGGCTCTTGAAGGATTTTCTGATCTCAAGGTTAGTAAGCTAGCTCAGGGAATGCCAATGGGCGGAGATATAGATTATACTGATCACTTAACTTTAATTCGAGCTATTGAAAATCGTCAATTGATCTAA
- a CDS encoding YbaB/EbfC family nucleoid-associated protein: MFDKAKMINQMRKLQKELKKLEMTGEAGDGKVKVTANGEQKIVSIDLDPSILSEENKSSIENWIKSATNQAFSQVQVEAAEKMKTMPGMDKLGIPGL; encoded by the coding sequence ATGTTTGATAAAGCTAAGATGATTAATCAAATGCGCAAATTACAAAAAGAGCTTAAAAAGCTGGAAATGACTGGTGAGGCTGGTGATGGCAAGGTCAAGGTTACTGCCAATGGAGAACAAAAGATTGTGAGTATAGATCTAGATCCCAGTATTCTCAGTGAGGAAAACAAGAGCTCAATTGAAAATTGGATCAAGTCTGCTACCAATCAAGCTTTTAGCCAAGTCCAGGTAGAGGCCGCTGAAAAGATGAAGACAATGCCCGGTATGGACAAGCTCGGTATTCCTGGTCTCTAG
- a CDS encoding glycosyltransferase: MNNKINLLIIIPAYKEAGVIKNNLIILDQFLQENGFDSYQIVVADANSPDGTKAQVKEAIDRVDHLEYYSTGPVRGKGYQVKLAMLKYQADYKLFMDADFATPLDHLLEVREMIKQNSDLAVGVRNILTSHKGLRRWISGIGNLLTRTVLRIDLADTQCGFKLFRSDIADLVFNKQTLDGWGFDMEILFIAKKYHYRIDIIEVKDWQDIQEGSKISGSNPLGIAVNVFGEMLRIRFNSIKGKYN, from the coding sequence ATGAATAATAAAATAAACCTTTTGATCATAATACCAGCCTACAAGGAGGCGGGTGTAATAAAGAATAATTTAATTATTCTCGATCAGTTTTTGCAGGAGAATGGTTTTGATTCCTACCAGATAGTGGTAGCGGATGCTAATAGTCCGGATGGCACTAAAGCCCAGGTGAAGGAAGCTATAGATAGAGTAGACCACTTGGAATATTATTCTACGGGACCCGTTAGGGGAAAGGGCTATCAGGTCAAACTTGCTATGCTTAAATATCAGGCAGACTATAAACTTTTCATGGATGCAGATTTTGCCACTCCCTTGGATCATTTATTGGAAGTCAGAGAGATGATTAAGCAGAATAGTGATTTAGCAGTCGGAGTACGCAATATTTTGACTAGCCATAAGGGCTTGAGGCGTTGGATCTCTGGCATTGGTAATTTGCTTACCAGGACGGTATTAAGGATAGATTTGGCGGATACGCAGTGTGGATTTAAATTATTTCGCTCTGATATAGCTGATTTAGTTTTTAATAAGCAAACTTTGGATGGGTGGGGTTTTGATATGGAGATACTATTCATTGCAAAAAAATACCATTACAGAATAGATATTATTGAGGTCAAAGATTGGCAGGATATCCAAGAGGGGAGTAAGATATCTGGTAGCAATCCCCTTGGGATTGCAGTTAATGTCTTTGGAGAGATGTTACGGATTCGATTTAATTCCATTAAAGGAAAATACAACTAG
- a CDS encoding GtrA family protein, protein MIGRNTFWQAIKFGIVGVGNTLIDFGLYNLMLIFTSLSVNQSALISGAIALVNSLILNSKLTFKSKISREVSIKFIISTLFGLFVVRNLTLSALVRAELVNNLIDWIAMITDWHGGITGLVDNINLAIATIALMAWNFVSYKYYVYKK, encoded by the coding sequence GTGATTGGTCGCAATACATTCTGGCAAGCAATTAAGTTTGGAATAGTTGGAGTCGGTAATACCTTAATTGATTTTGGCTTATATAATCTAATGCTGATATTTACTAGTCTTAGTGTTAATCAATCAGCTTTGATTTCTGGAGCAATAGCATTAGTCAATAGTCTGATTCTTAATTCTAAACTAACTTTCAAGAGTAAGATTAGTCGAGAGGTTAGCATTAAGTTTATTATTTCGACCTTATTTGGGCTGTTTGTGGTTCGCAATTTAACACTTTCGGCCTTAGTTCGTGCTGAGTTGGTCAATAATCTGATTGATTGGATTGCTATGATTACTGATTGGCATGGTGGTATAACAGGATTGGTTGATAATATTAATCTAGCAATTGCAACTATTGCACTAATGGCTTGGAATTTTGTAAGCTATAAGTATTATGTTTATAAAAAATAA
- the dnaB gene encoding replicative DNA helicase — protein sequence MATLKVPPNSIEAEESLLGAVLLDKDNLIKIADILSAEAFYDARHQMIFGAMLELYDRHLPIDLITLTDYLKDHNLLEQVGGSVYLTELVDKVPTSSHALRYAELINQKFILRKLIKTGQDITAMAIDNSQDDIGGLLDQVESKIFAISEDQGKKDLVRLRDILAQSMDRFDSLHKDKEQLRGTPTGFKDLDDKLAGFQDSDLIILAARPAMGKTSLALSLASNIACDYHRPVLIFSIEMSQEQLTDRIIAARAGIEGWKLRTGNLDDQDFSKITSVMGDLAEAPLYIDDSPSLNVMEMRTKARRLQMEIGKLGLVIVDYLQLMNHASSKENRVQEISAISRGLKSLAREINAPVLALSQLSRSVESRQPKIPQLADLRESGSIEQDADVVLFIYRDEYYNPKETEKPGIADILLRKHRNGPTGSVELYFNDKNTSFRSLDRKYKQEGQE from the coding sequence ATGGCAACATTAAAAGTTCCACCTAATAGTATTGAGGCTGAAGAGAGTTTACTTGGTGCAGTATTGCTCGATAAAGACAACCTGATCAAAATCGCGGATATCTTGAGTGCTGAAGCATTCTATGATGCCAGACACCAGATGATTTTTGGAGCGATGCTCGAACTCTATGATAGGCATTTGCCAATTGATCTGATTACTCTTACAGATTATCTCAAGGATCATAACCTACTTGAGCAGGTAGGAGGATCAGTTTATCTGACTGAGTTGGTTGATAAGGTGCCTACGTCTTCTCATGCCTTGAGGTATGCTGAGCTAATCAACCAGAAGTTTATCTTGCGTAAGTTGATCAAAACTGGTCAGGATATTACAGCAATGGCTATTGATAACTCCCAAGATGATATTGGTGGGTTGCTAGACCAAGTCGAAAGTAAGATATTTGCAATCAGTGAAGATCAGGGTAAGAAGGATCTAGTTCGACTCAGGGATATTTTGGCTCAGAGTATGGATCGTTTTGATAGCCTCCATAAAGATAAAGAGCAACTCAGGGGTACTCCTACTGGATTTAAAGATCTGGATGATAAGTTGGCGGGATTCCAAGATTCTGATCTGATTATCCTGGCAGCTAGACCAGCTATGGGTAAAACAAGTTTGGCTTTAAGCTTAGCTAGTAATATTGCCTGTGACTATCATCGACCAGTATTGATATTTAGCATAGAGATGAGTCAAGAACAGCTGACGGATAGGATTATTGCTGCTCGAGCTGGTATCGAAGGCTGGAAGTTACGGACAGGTAATTTGGATGATCAAGATTTTTCCAAGATTACATCTGTGATGGGAGATTTAGCTGAAGCTCCGTTGTATATAGATGATTCACCCTCTCTTAATGTAATGGAGATGCGTACCAAGGCAAGAAGGTTACAAATGGAGATAGGCAAGCTCGGGCTAGTGATAGTGGATTACCTTCAGCTGATGAATCATGCAAGCAGCAAAGAGAACAGGGTTCAAGAGATATCAGCTATCTCTCGTGGACTAAAGTCTTTGGCAAGAGAGATTAATGCACCTGTATTGGCACTATCACAGCTTTCCAGATCCGTTGAGAGTCGTCAGCCAAAAATTCCCCAGCTGGCTGATTTGAGAGAATCTGGTTCGATTGAACAGGATGCCGATGTCGTATTGTTTATCTACAGAGATGAATACTATAATCCAAAGGAGACAGAGAAGCCTGGCATTGCAGATATTCTTTTGAGGAAACACCGTAATGGTCCGACTGGGTCAGTAGAGCTTTATTTTAATGACAAAAACACTAGTTTTCGTTCACTTGATAGAAAATATAAACAAGAAGGACAGGAGTGA
- the dnaX gene encoding DNA polymerase III subunit gamma/tau, translated as MERVALYRKYRSKSFEDLSGQTSIISALSGAINKSRIGHAYLFSGPRGTGKTSVARIFARMVNQLESDANLESYVDITEIDAASNRGIDEIRILKEKVQLQPTNLRYKVYIIDEVHMLTKEAFNALLKTLEEPPSYVIFILATTEVHKLPDTIISRTQRFDFQPISTELIEQRLSWIADQEQIKIDQPALAYIAKLALGGMRDAIGILDQVSGFGQIVDLDFLLDFYGFIKPADLEKLTKLIISQDFASISFLASLIERGADPRQLNSQLIEHLREKLMINSEYQLIELLDLLISAEMDFKLIDHPSLPLEMAIWRYLKSPSLNQLQPDDQNQEKKPQPNDDAKTSQIGQTIQDKVSPDSVDISLGQDQPARVMPRISEDFDPARLADLLSIKYNSLAAIIKQSRLNLEGKKLIIQTKFKFYHQQLEDRDKQEIIINGLSQLGYQADQIEVGLLAGDDQQVGNNDQDSTQDIFSIAKEIFSLEATS; from the coding sequence ATGGAGAGGGTAGCGCTATATCGTAAATATCGATCAAAATCTTTTGAAGATCTATCTGGTCAGACATCAATTATTTCGGCTCTGAGTGGAGCTATCAATAAGTCCAGGATTGGTCATGCTTATTTATTCTCGGGGCCTAGAGGTACGGGGAAGACTTCTGTTGCTAGGATTTTTGCTCGGATGGTTAATCAGCTTGAATCTGATGCTAATCTTGAAAGTTATGTAGATATCACTGAAATAGATGCTGCTAGCAATCGAGGAATAGATGAGATTCGAATCCTAAAAGAGAAGGTTCAGCTTCAGCCAACTAACCTTAGATATAAGGTATATATTATTGATGAAGTACATATGTTGACCAAGGAGGCATTTAATGCTTTGCTTAAGACTCTTGAAGAACCACCTAGTTATGTGATTTTTATTTTAGCTACTACAGAAGTTCATAAATTGCCAGATACAATTATTTCTCGGACTCAGAGGTTTGATTTTCAGCCAATCAGTACTGAGCTAATTGAACAAAGGTTGAGTTGGATTGCTGATCAAGAACAGATCAAAATTGATCAGCCTGCTCTGGCATATATTGCCAAGCTTGCTTTGGGTGGGATGCGTGATGCTATTGGAATACTTGATCAAGTGTCAGGTTTTGGTCAAATAGTAGACTTAGATTTTTTGTTGGATTTTTACGGATTTATTAAGCCAGCTGATCTAGAAAAGCTGACAAAATTAATTATTAGTCAAGATTTTGCATCGATTAGTTTTTTGGCTAGTCTAATTGAGCGTGGAGCAGATCCTCGTCAATTGAATAGCCAATTAATCGAACATCTTAGGGAAAAATTAATGATCAATTCAGAGTATCAGTTGATAGAACTACTAGATTTATTAATTAGTGCTGAGATGGATTTCAAACTAATTGATCATCCGAGCTTACCTCTGGAAATGGCAATCTGGAGATATCTCAAAAGTCCATCTTTGAATCAATTACAACCCGATGATCAAAATCAAGAAAAAAAGCCTCAGCCTAATGACGATGCAAAGACTAGCCAAATAGGTCAAACAATACAGGATAAGGTTAGTCCTGATAGTGTAGATATTAGTTTAGGTCAGGATCAACCAGCGAGAGTGATGCCTCGGATTTCAGAAGACTTTGATCCAGCTAGATTAGCAGATTTACTGTCAATAAAATACAATTCTTTAGCAGCTATTATTAAGCAGTCCAGACTAAATCTTGAAGGTAAGAAGTTGATTATCCAGACAAAGTTTAAGTTTTATCATCAACAACTCGAAGATCGTGATAAGCAGGAAATTATTATTAATGGGTTATCTCAACTTGGTTATCAGGCTGATCAGATAGAAGTCGGACTTCTTGCTGGTGATGATCAGCAGGTTGGTAATAATGATCAGGATTCTACTCAAGATATTTTTAGTATTGCCAAGGAGATCTTTAGTCTAGAGGCTACGAGTTAG